A single Scleropages formosus chromosome 4, fSclFor1.1, whole genome shotgun sequence DNA region contains:
- the havcr1 gene encoding hepatitis A virus cellular receptor 1 isoform X2 translates to MITYHRYISLWSLFCCTWASSGHAVTVRTLVGQSVTLPCSYDVAYHGPLHICWGRGEIPINGCNHQIIETDGYKVKRRVSDRYQLFGDLAKGDVSLTIVDANERDGGKYGCRVEIHGLFNDEKKTVDLIVEKKEPTTTTTTGSPSTTCAAVTTQRTTSAPTQCHEDVNVTEISDGKKNGENVLLHPLEVLRCLQLSLVCADDQAPSCCDSDNRGVARGGGRRAPPAPYVTEQYDNTSVYVNLGTSLGLNIEEMTVENIYECDSSNQYEFCP, encoded by the exons ATGATCACGTACCACAGGTACATCTCGCTCTGGTCTCTCTTCTGCTGCACTTGGG CAAGCAGCGGCCATGCAGTGACGGTCCGCACGCTTGTTGGACAGAGCGTCACGCTGCCGTGTTCCTACGACGTAGCGTACCACGGGCCGCTGCACATCTGCTGGGGGAGAGGTGAAATACCCATCAACGGCTGTAACCATCAGATCATCGAGACAGACGGGTATAAAGTGAAGCGGAGAGTATCGGACCGATACCAGCTTTTCGGGGACCTGGCGAAGGGCGACGTCTCCTTAACCATTGTCGATGCTAACGAGAGAGACGGCGGGAAATACGGTTGCCGCGTAGAAATACATGGATTGTTCAACgatgagaaaaaaactgttgacCTGATAGTTGAGAAGA AGGAGCccacgacgacgacgacgaccgGTTCGCCATCCACCACGTGTGCAGCAGTGACGACGCAACGGACCACAAGTGCTCCAacacagt GTCATGAGGACGTTAATGTAACAGAAATCAGCGACGGCaagaaaaatggagaaaatgtc cttcTACATCCCTTGGAAGTTCTCAGATGCTTACAGCTCTCACTTGTGTGTGCAGATGATCAGGCTCCATCCTGTTGTGATAGCGATAACCGCGGTGTTGCTCGTGGCGGCGGCCGCcgtgctcctcctgctccttacGT GACCGAGCAGTATGACAATACGTCCGTCTACGTGAACCTGGGCACCAGTCTTGGGTTGAACATCGAGGAGATGACCGTCGAAAACATCTACGAGTGCGACAGCTCCAACCAGTACGAGTTCTGTCCCTGA
- the havcr1 gene encoding hepatitis A virus cellular receptor 1 isoform X3, translating into MITYHRYISLWSLFCCTWASSGHAVTVRTLVGQSVTLPCSYDVAYHGPLHICWGRGEIPINGCNHQIIETDGYKVKRRVSDRYQLFGDLAKGDVSLTIVDANERDGGKYGCRVEIHGLFNDEKKTVDLIVEKTEEPTTTTTTGSPSTTCAAVTTQRTTSAPTQCHEDVNVTEISDGKKNGENVMIRLHPVVIAITAVLLVAAAAVLLLLLTWNRCRKRGTASGVTEQYDNTSVYVNLGTSLGLNIEEMTVENIYECDSSNQYEFCP; encoded by the exons ATGATCACGTACCACAGGTACATCTCGCTCTGGTCTCTCTTCTGCTGCACTTGGG CAAGCAGCGGCCATGCAGTGACGGTCCGCACGCTTGTTGGACAGAGCGTCACGCTGCCGTGTTCCTACGACGTAGCGTACCACGGGCCGCTGCACATCTGCTGGGGGAGAGGTGAAATACCCATCAACGGCTGTAACCATCAGATCATCGAGACAGACGGGTATAAAGTGAAGCGGAGAGTATCGGACCGATACCAGCTTTTCGGGGACCTGGCGAAGGGCGACGTCTCCTTAACCATTGTCGATGCTAACGAGAGAGACGGCGGGAAATACGGTTGCCGCGTAGAAATACATGGATTGTTCAACgatgagaaaaaaactgttgacCTGATAGTTGAGAAGA CAGAGGAGCccacgacgacgacgacgaccgGTTCGCCATCCACCACGTGTGCAGCAGTGACGACGCAACGGACCACAAGTGCTCCAacacagt GTCATGAGGACGTTAATGTAACAGAAATCAGCGACGGCaagaaaaatggagaaaatgtc ATGATCAGGCTCCATCCTGTTGTGATAGCGATAACCGCGGTGTTGCTCGTGGCGGCGGCCGCcgtgctcctcctgctccttacGT GGAACCGATGTCGAAAAAGAGGAACGGCTTCTGGAGT GACCGAGCAGTATGACAATACGTCCGTCTACGTGAACCTGGGCACCAGTCTTGGGTTGAACATCGAGGAGATGACCGTCGAAAACATCTACGAGTGCGACAGCTCCAACCAGTACGAGTTCTGTCCCTGA
- the havcr1 gene encoding hepatitis A virus cellular receptor 1 isoform X1 produces the protein MITYHRYISLWSLFCCTWASSGHAVTVRTLVGQSVTLPCSYDVAYHGPLHICWGRGEIPINGCNHQIIETDGYKVKRRVSDRYQLFGDLAKGDVSLTIVDANERDGGKYGCRVEIHGLFNDEKKTVDLIVEKTEEPTTTTTTGSPSTTCAAVTTQRTTSAPTQCHEDVNVTEISDGKKNGENVLLHPLEVLRCLQLSLVCADDQAPSCCDSDNRGVARGGGRRAPPAPYVTEQYDNTSVYVNLGTSLGLNIEEMTVENIYECDSSNQYEFCP, from the exons ATGATCACGTACCACAGGTACATCTCGCTCTGGTCTCTCTTCTGCTGCACTTGGG CAAGCAGCGGCCATGCAGTGACGGTCCGCACGCTTGTTGGACAGAGCGTCACGCTGCCGTGTTCCTACGACGTAGCGTACCACGGGCCGCTGCACATCTGCTGGGGGAGAGGTGAAATACCCATCAACGGCTGTAACCATCAGATCATCGAGACAGACGGGTATAAAGTGAAGCGGAGAGTATCGGACCGATACCAGCTTTTCGGGGACCTGGCGAAGGGCGACGTCTCCTTAACCATTGTCGATGCTAACGAGAGAGACGGCGGGAAATACGGTTGCCGCGTAGAAATACATGGATTGTTCAACgatgagaaaaaaactgttgacCTGATAGTTGAGAAGA CAGAGGAGCccacgacgacgacgacgaccgGTTCGCCATCCACCACGTGTGCAGCAGTGACGACGCAACGGACCACAAGTGCTCCAacacagt GTCATGAGGACGTTAATGTAACAGAAATCAGCGACGGCaagaaaaatggagaaaatgtc cttcTACATCCCTTGGAAGTTCTCAGATGCTTACAGCTCTCACTTGTGTGTGCAGATGATCAGGCTCCATCCTGTTGTGATAGCGATAACCGCGGTGTTGCTCGTGGCGGCGGCCGCcgtgctcctcctgctccttacGT GACCGAGCAGTATGACAATACGTCCGTCTACGTGAACCTGGGCACCAGTCTTGGGTTGAACATCGAGGAGATGACCGTCGAAAACATCTACGAGTGCGACAGCTCCAACCAGTACGAGTTCTGTCCCTGA
- the havcr1 gene encoding hepatitis A virus cellular receptor 1 isoform X4: MITYHRYISLWSLFCCTWASSGHAVTVRTLVGQSVTLPCSYDVAYHGPLHICWGRGEIPINGCNHQIIETDGYKVKRRVSDRYQLFGDLAKGDVSLTIVDANERDGGKYGCRVEIHGLFNDEKKTVDLIVEKTEEPTTTTTTGSPSTTCAAVTTQRTTSAPTQCHEDVNVTEISDGKKNGENVLLHPLEVLRCLQLSLVCADDQAPSCCDSDNRGVARGGGRRAPPAPYVEPMSKKRNGFWSVSIMRFPRFRFYVPKNE; the protein is encoded by the exons ATGATCACGTACCACAGGTACATCTCGCTCTGGTCTCTCTTCTGCTGCACTTGGG CAAGCAGCGGCCATGCAGTGACGGTCCGCACGCTTGTTGGACAGAGCGTCACGCTGCCGTGTTCCTACGACGTAGCGTACCACGGGCCGCTGCACATCTGCTGGGGGAGAGGTGAAATACCCATCAACGGCTGTAACCATCAGATCATCGAGACAGACGGGTATAAAGTGAAGCGGAGAGTATCGGACCGATACCAGCTTTTCGGGGACCTGGCGAAGGGCGACGTCTCCTTAACCATTGTCGATGCTAACGAGAGAGACGGCGGGAAATACGGTTGCCGCGTAGAAATACATGGATTGTTCAACgatgagaaaaaaactgttgacCTGATAGTTGAGAAGA CAGAGGAGCccacgacgacgacgacgaccgGTTCGCCATCCACCACGTGTGCAGCAGTGACGACGCAACGGACCACAAGTGCTCCAacacagt GTCATGAGGACGTTAATGTAACAGAAATCAGCGACGGCaagaaaaatggagaaaatgtc cttcTACATCCCTTGGAAGTTCTCAGATGCTTACAGCTCTCACTTGTGTGTGCAGATGATCAGGCTCCATCCTGTTGTGATAGCGATAACCGCGGTGTTGCTCGTGGCGGCGGCCGCcgtgctcctcctgctccttacGT GGAACCGATGTCGAAAAAGAGGAACGGCTTCTGGAGTGTAAGTATCATGAGGTTTCCACGCTTTCGCTTTTATGTCCCCAAAAACGAATAA
- the havcr1 gene encoding hepatitis A virus cellular receptor 1 isoform X6: protein MITYHRYISLWSLFCCTWASSGHAVTVRTLVGQSVTLPCSYDVAYHGPLHICWGRGEIPINGCNHQIIETDGYKVKRRVSDRYQLFGDLAKGDVSLTIVDANERDGGKYGCRVEIHGLFNDEKKTVDLIVEKTEEPTTTTTTGSPSTTCAAVTTQRTTSAPTQCHEDVNVTEISDGKKNGENVLLHPLEVLRCLQLSLVCADDQAPSCCDSDNRGVARGGGRRAPPAPYV from the exons ATGATCACGTACCACAGGTACATCTCGCTCTGGTCTCTCTTCTGCTGCACTTGGG CAAGCAGCGGCCATGCAGTGACGGTCCGCACGCTTGTTGGACAGAGCGTCACGCTGCCGTGTTCCTACGACGTAGCGTACCACGGGCCGCTGCACATCTGCTGGGGGAGAGGTGAAATACCCATCAACGGCTGTAACCATCAGATCATCGAGACAGACGGGTATAAAGTGAAGCGGAGAGTATCGGACCGATACCAGCTTTTCGGGGACCTGGCGAAGGGCGACGTCTCCTTAACCATTGTCGATGCTAACGAGAGAGACGGCGGGAAATACGGTTGCCGCGTAGAAATACATGGATTGTTCAACgatgagaaaaaaactgttgacCTGATAGTTGAGAAGA CAGAGGAGCccacgacgacgacgacgaccgGTTCGCCATCCACCACGTGTGCAGCAGTGACGACGCAACGGACCACAAGTGCTCCAacacagt GTCATGAGGACGTTAATGTAACAGAAATCAGCGACGGCaagaaaaatggagaaaatgtc cttcTACATCCCTTGGAAGTTCTCAGATGCTTACAGCTCTCACTTGTGTGTGCAGATGATCAGGCTCCATCCTGTTGTGATAGCGATAACCGCGGTGTTGCTCGTGGCGGCGGCCGCcgtgctcctcctgctccttacGTGTAA
- the havcr1 gene encoding hepatitis A virus cellular receptor 1 isoform X5 yields MITYHRYISLWSLFCCTWASSGHAVTVRTLVGQSVTLPCSYDVAYHGPLHICWGRGEIPINGCNHQIIETDGYKVKRRVSDRYQLFGDLAKGDVSLTIVDANERDGGKYGCRVEIHGLFNDEKKTVDLIVEKTEEPTTTTTTGSPSTTCAAVTTQRTTSAPTQCHEDVNVTEISDGKKNGENVLLHPLEVLRCLQLSLVCADDQAPSCCDSDNRGVARGGGRRAPPAPYVEPMSKKRNGFWSDRAV; encoded by the exons ATGATCACGTACCACAGGTACATCTCGCTCTGGTCTCTCTTCTGCTGCACTTGGG CAAGCAGCGGCCATGCAGTGACGGTCCGCACGCTTGTTGGACAGAGCGTCACGCTGCCGTGTTCCTACGACGTAGCGTACCACGGGCCGCTGCACATCTGCTGGGGGAGAGGTGAAATACCCATCAACGGCTGTAACCATCAGATCATCGAGACAGACGGGTATAAAGTGAAGCGGAGAGTATCGGACCGATACCAGCTTTTCGGGGACCTGGCGAAGGGCGACGTCTCCTTAACCATTGTCGATGCTAACGAGAGAGACGGCGGGAAATACGGTTGCCGCGTAGAAATACATGGATTGTTCAACgatgagaaaaaaactgttgacCTGATAGTTGAGAAGA CAGAGGAGCccacgacgacgacgacgaccgGTTCGCCATCCACCACGTGTGCAGCAGTGACGACGCAACGGACCACAAGTGCTCCAacacagt GTCATGAGGACGTTAATGTAACAGAAATCAGCGACGGCaagaaaaatggagaaaatgtc cttcTACATCCCTTGGAAGTTCTCAGATGCTTACAGCTCTCACTTGTGTGTGCAGATGATCAGGCTCCATCCTGTTGTGATAGCGATAACCGCGGTGTTGCTCGTGGCGGCGGCCGCcgtgctcctcctgctccttacGT GGAACCGATGTCGAAAAAGAGGAACGGCTTCTGGAGT GACCGAGCAGTATGA
- the timd4 gene encoding T-cell immunoglobulin and mucin domain-containing protein 4, producing the protein MAVSATLLRLRWTLFCAMAVTRSVAKSETVTEGDSVLLSCRYSVKRYGVSNVCWGRSCGTLWCNGILAQADGSGVISKVSDHYRFAGDVLAGEMDLHIPKVTLRDSGQYCCRVDIDGYFNDKKVSYTLRVVKAPVVTALSVATDAYVTERAPPTEGRLGMESSLPEAKKWNSSPSASGVIEEDPLPEPSLRINVSVLSFSLSVLLLLLALLGLLAVKREVQKRRLGKGSQTPVEPPHIIHEIQTRKPVEENIYTLD; encoded by the exons ATGGCTGTCAGCGCAACTCTGCTTCGGCTGCGCTGGACCCTCTTCTGTGCGATGGCAG TGACCCGGTCAGTGGCGAAGTCCGAAACGGTGACAGAGGGAGACTCTGTCCTGCTGTCTTGCCGCTACTCGGTGAAGCGATACGGTGTGAGCAACGTGTGCTGGGGGCGTAGCTGCGGGACGCTCTGGTGCAACGGGATCCTGGCTCAGGCCGACGGCAGCGGTGTCATCTCCAAGGTTTCAGACCACTACCGCTTTGCTGGTGACGTCCTTGCTGGAGAAATGGACCTCCACATACCGAAAGTGACCCTCAGGGACAGTGGACAGTACTGCTGCAGGGTGGACATTGATGGCTACTTCAATGACAAGAAGGTATCCTACACACTGAGAGTTGTGAAAG ctccGGTAGTGACGGCGCTCTCTGTGGCCACCGATGCCTATGTGACAGAACGAGCTCCTCCCACAG AAGGGCGGCTGGGAATGGAGTCGTCGCTTCCGGAGGCCAAAAAATGGAACTCCAGCCCTTCCGCGTCTGGAGTGATT GAGGAGGACCCCCTTCCGGAACCTTCTCTCCGGATCAACGTCTCTGTGCTCTCGTTCTCCCTCagtgtcctcctgctgctgctggccctcCTGGGGCTGCTGGCAGTCAAAC GGGAGGTGCAGAAAAGACGCCTCGGAAAGGGAAG CCAGACACCTGTGGAGCCACCTCACATCATCCATGAGATCCAGACCAGAAAGCCGGTGGAGGAGAACATCTACACCCTAGACTGA